One genomic segment of Marinitoga piezophila KA3 includes these proteins:
- a CDS encoding SLC13 family permease, which translates to MDRIIALIIFLFSYTLLITEKVNRTIVAILGATIMMIFGIFDNHIEAIKNYVDVNTIYLLMGMMIFVSVIRKKGLFEYLGIVTLKIFKKNGFLLYFGLTFMVALMSAIIDNVTTVLVFIPITLAITDSLDVDPLPFIFGEIMASNIGGTATIIGDPPNIMIASAAGLNFTEFFLTNGPISFINLFTMQIITMIMFKKTLNFKIDQEKVKSFDPHSAIGNKKDFIISWFLLILTLLMFIFQHQLEMESSTIALFIGFLALLILDKDEVEEILKEVEWGTILFFFGLFIITGGLVETGILKDFTYFLAKIAGDSMRSFAMMLIGVSGTVSGVVDNIPFTATMIPVIKNLQNINPETFGNLNPLWYALSLGACLGGNFTPIGASANIIALAMLKQFKNEEISFINFFKYAALIVSVNLIISAIYIEFILI; encoded by the coding sequence ATGGATAGAATTATAGCCCTCATTATATTTCTTTTTTCATATACATTACTTATTACCGAAAAAGTAAATAGAACGATAGTGGCGATTCTTGGCGCCACTATCATGATGATATTTGGAATATTTGATAATCATATCGAAGCAATAAAAAATTATGTTGATGTAAATACTATATATCTTTTAATGGGTATGATGATCTTTGTTTCGGTTATAAGAAAGAAGGGATTATTTGAATATCTTGGAATAGTAACCCTGAAAATATTTAAGAAAAATGGATTTTTGCTCTATTTTGGTTTAACGTTTATGGTTGCATTGATGTCTGCTATTATTGATAACGTTACTACTGTATTGGTATTTATACCGATTACCTTAGCAATTACAGATTCATTAGATGTAGATCCGTTACCTTTTATATTTGGTGAAATAATGGCATCTAATATTGGAGGTACTGCAACCATTATTGGTGATCCACCGAATATTATGATTGCAAGTGCAGCCGGATTAAATTTCACAGAATTTTTTCTAACAAATGGTCCAATATCTTTTATAAACCTATTTACAATGCAAATAATAACAATGATAATGTTTAAAAAAACATTGAATTTTAAAATTGATCAGGAAAAAGTAAAATCATTTGATCCACATTCTGCAATAGGAAATAAAAAGGATTTTATAATATCATGGTTTTTACTTATATTAACGCTTTTAATGTTTATTTTTCAGCATCAACTTGAAATGGAAAGTTCGACAATTGCTTTATTCATAGGTTTCTTAGCACTTTTGATACTGGATAAAGATGAAGTTGAAGAAATATTGAAAGAAGTAGAATGGGGAACAATTTTGTTCTTTTTTGGACTATTTATAATTACGGGAGGTCTTGTAGAAACAGGAATTTTAAAAGACTTTACTTATTTTCTTGCAAAAATTGCAGGAGATTCTATGAGAAGCTTTGCGATGATGCTTATAGGTGTTTCAGGTACAGTATCAGGTGTTGTAGATAATATTCCATTTACGGCGACAATGATCCCTGTAATAAAAAATCTTCAAAATATTAATCCGGAAACATTTGGGAATTTAAACCCATTGTGGTATGCATTATCTCTTGGAGCATGTTTAGGTGGAAATTTTACACCTATAGGTGCATCGGCAAATATTATAGCTCTTGCAATGCTAAAACAATTTAAAAATGAAGAGATTAGTTTTATAAATTTCTTTAAATATGCAGCTTTAATAGTGTCTGTTAATTTAATAATTTCAGCAATATATATAGAATTTATATTAATATGA
- the gatC gene encoding Asp-tRNA(Asn)/Glu-tRNA(Gln) amidotransferase subunit GatC gives MKIEVNDELITKLEKLSMIKLSEEEKEIIKKDLEEILNYMNQIDEVITENIEPMFSPVENILKNVFHEDKEKVSEYIENIIKEYPNKKDNLLKVPGIQN, from the coding sequence ATGAAAATAGAAGTAAATGATGAATTAATTACCAAATTAGAAAAATTATCAATGATAAAATTAAGTGAAGAAGAAAAAGAGATAATAAAAAAAGATTTAGAGGAAATATTAAATTATATGAATCAAATAGATGAAGTAATTACAGAAAATATTGAACCCATGTTTTCACCTGTTGAAAATATATTAAAAAATGTATTTCATGAAGATAAAGAAAAAGTTTCTGAATATATAGAAAATATAATAAAAGAATATCCAAATAAAAAGGATAATCTCTTGAAGGTGCCTGGAATTCAGAATTAA
- a CDS encoding YraN family protein — MNNKGKIYEDIAVKFLKKKGFKILKRNFTTRIGEIDIIAKDGNTLVFVEVKGGKDYYGNPAYRVNISKINKIIRVANIYINKFKPNFEETRIDVIGINDKFEISYFPDQRLI, encoded by the coding sequence ATGAACAACAAAGGAAAAATATATGAAGATATTGCTGTAAAATTTCTTAAAAAGAAAGGTTTTAAGATTTTAAAAAGAAATTTTACTACCCGTATAGGCGAAATAGATATAATTGCAAAAGATGGAAATACATTGGTTTTTGTTGAAGTAAAAGGCGGGAAGGATTATTATGGAAATCCTGCCTATAGGGTTAATATTTCTAAAATAAACAAAATAATTAGAGTAGCAAATATATATATTAATAAGTTTAAACCAAACTTTGAAGAAACAAGGATAGATGTAATTGGGATTAACGATAAATTTGAAATCTCATATTTTCCTGACCAAAGATTAATATAA
- a CDS encoding phospho-sugar mutase — protein MDLKEISYKKLNIWLEKSDKMLKKELEEIKDNEDEIIDRFFKDLEFGTGGLRGKIGAGTNRINIHTISKATQGFANYLKSICRFPSVVIAYDTRKFSFEFAKAAASVLAANNINVYIFKEVTATPILSFAVRQLKATGGIVITASHNPPQYNGYKIYTSDGTQAVPHIAEKVIEEIKKLDYFEGIKTMKFEDGLEEGIINWVSDELFDDYIDTLESFLRSLEPSLENNLKIVYTPLHGTGLKPVKELLGRLGFETIIVEKQAVPDSNFSTVKVPNPEEKDAFKLAIEAAKQNDADLIMATDPDSDRLGIYAKENGEYITFTGNQIGVMLAHFILTRLQALNMLPDNGLIVKTIVTTDMIKPIIKEFNVSLEETLTGFKFIGEKIEYYTENGQKKFIFGFEESYGYLANDHARDKDAVIAAGLVSVLFSHLQKENKSLKKYLNELYERYGYYLEENVSYTLEGIKGMQKINDTMEKLRNEPPVKIGEYNLIETIDYKKGINNLPKSNVVELNYDNKIKIIGRPSGTEPKIKFYLMAKGENLNEVESLIKMAKDAVNLIME, from the coding sequence ATGGATTTAAAAGAAATTTCATATAAAAAATTAAATATATGGCTTGAAAAAAGCGATAAAATGCTAAAAAAAGAACTTGAAGAAATTAAGGATAATGAAGATGAAATAATAGATAGATTCTTTAAGGATCTTGAGTTTGGAACAGGAGGATTAAGAGGGAAGATAGGAGCTGGTACAAATAGAATAAATATTCATACTATATCCAAAGCAACACAGGGATTTGCAAATTATTTGAAAAGCATATGCAGATTTCCATCAGTAGTAATTGCATATGATACAAGAAAATTTTCATTTGAATTTGCTAAAGCAGCAGCTTCTGTTCTTGCTGCAAATAATATAAATGTTTATATATTTAAAGAAGTTACAGCTACGCCTATTCTTTCATTTGCAGTGAGACAATTAAAAGCTACAGGTGGAATAGTAATTACAGCAAGTCATAATCCACCGCAATATAATGGTTATAAAATATACACCTCAGATGGTACTCAAGCAGTACCTCATATAGCAGAAAAAGTAATTGAAGAAATAAAAAAATTGGACTATTTTGAAGGCATAAAAACTATGAAATTTGAAGATGGTCTGGAAGAAGGAATAATAAATTGGGTATCTGATGAATTATTTGATGATTACATAGATACGCTTGAAAGCTTTTTAAGATCTCTTGAACCTTCACTTGAAAATAATTTAAAGATAGTATATACACCTTTACATGGAACAGGTTTAAAACCAGTAAAAGAATTATTGGGAAGATTAGGATTTGAAACAATTATAGTTGAAAAACAGGCAGTTCCTGATTCAAATTTTTCCACTGTGAAAGTCCCTAATCCAGAAGAAAAAGATGCATTTAAATTAGCTATAGAAGCGGCTAAACAAAATGATGCTGATCTTATAATGGCAACAGATCCTGATTCAGATAGATTGGGAATATACGCTAAAGAGAATGGAGAATATATAACTTTTACAGGTAATCAAATAGGAGTTATGCTTGCCCACTTTATTTTGACAAGATTGCAGGCATTAAATATGTTACCAGATAATGGATTAATAGTAAAAACAATAGTTACAACAGACATGATAAAACCCATTATAAAAGAGTTTAATGTTTCATTGGAAGAAACTTTAACAGGATTTAAATTCATTGGTGAAAAAATAGAATATTATACTGAAAATGGTCAAAAAAAGTTTATTTTTGGATTTGAAGAAAGTTATGGTTATCTTGCAAATGATCATGCACGAGATAAAGATGCTGTGATTGCAGCTGGATTAGTTTCTGTTTTATTTTCTCATTTACAAAAAGAAAATAAATCTTTAAAAAAATATTTAAATGAATTGTATGAAAGATATGGCTATTATCTTGAAGAAAATGTTTCATATACCTTAGAAGGAATAAAAGGAATGCAAAAGATAAACGATACTATGGAAAAATTAAGAAATGAACCACCAGTAAAAATAGGAGAATATAACTTAATAGAAACTATAGATTATAAAAAAGGGATAAATAATTTACCTAAATCAAATGTTGTAGAATTGAATTATGATAATAAAATAAAGATTATAGGTAGACCTTCAGGTACAGAACCTAAAATCAAGTTTTATTTGATGGCAAAGGGAGAAAATTTAAACGAAGTAGAAAGTTTGATAAAAATGGCAAAAGATGCAGTGAATTTAATAATGGAATAA
- the truA gene encoding tRNA pseudouridine(38-40) synthase TruA — translation MRVAAIVAYDGTKFNGFQGQPKVRTVQGEFEKVLKRIFKQKVISWGAGRTDTGVHGYGQVIAFDVPNERMTLENIKDALNANLPEDIYVRKVLKVRDKFSPRHEATKRIYHYFIYQNDEPNIFLRDRVWWFPYDLNIEKMRKAAKYLEGEHDFTTFKTGNDDRNPVRTIYRIRILKMRNNIILIRVEGHSFLRRMVRNIVGALVKVGTENWEPEYIKEILEAKSRSKAPASAPPQGLYFYSVLF, via the coding sequence ATGAGAGTAGCAGCAATAGTAGCGTATGACGGAACAAAATTCAATGGATTTCAAGGACAACCAAAAGTAAGAACAGTTCAAGGAGAATTTGAAAAAGTTTTAAAAAGAATATTTAAACAAAAAGTAATTTCATGGGGAGCAGGAAGAACAGATACAGGTGTTCATGGATATGGACAGGTTATAGCTTTTGATGTTCCAAATGAAAGAATGACACTTGAAAATATAAAAGATGCTTTAAATGCAAATCTACCAGAAGATATATATGTTAGAAAAGTTCTTAAAGTAAGAGATAAATTTTCTCCAAGGCATGAAGCAACAAAAAGAATATATCATTATTTTATATATCAAAATGATGAACCAAACATCTTTTTAAGAGATAGAGTTTGGTGGTTTCCATATGATTTAAATATTGAAAAAATGAGAAAAGCTGCAAAATATCTTGAAGGAGAACATGATTTTACGACATTTAAAACTGGAAACGATGATAGAAATCCAGTAAGAACAATATATAGAATAAGAATTTTAAAAATGAGAAATAATATTATATTAATAAGGGTAGAAGGCCATTCGTTCTTAAGAAGAATGGTCAGGAATATAGTAGGAGCACTTGTAAAGGTAGGGACAGAAAATTGGGAACCAGAATATATAAAAGAGATATTAGAGGCCAAAAGCAGGTCAAAGGCACCGGCTTCAGCACCACCACAAGGATTATACTTTTATTCAGTATTATTTTAA
- a CDS encoding methionine ABC transporter permease, whose translation MHIYNELLKATLETLYMTFFSGFLSVVFGIPIGILLYLTSINNDTISRIIYRILDGFINIFRSIPFIILIVLVIPLTKLIAGTIIGPKSAVVSLTIAAIPFMARLSENTFNSLPKEMLDTAHTLGMNNTEFILKMLLPETLPKIVSDITLLLINLITYTAIAGAVGAGGLGAMAINYGYQRFRFDVLIYDIIILISITQLIQAIGKNIEKKLLL comes from the coding sequence ATGCATATTTATAATGAATTACTAAAAGCTACGTTAGAAACCCTTTATATGACATTTTTTTCAGGTTTTCTAAGCGTTGTTTTTGGAATTCCAATTGGAATATTATTGTATTTAACTTCTATTAATAATGATACAATTTCAAGAATTATTTATAGAATTCTTGATGGATTTATAAATATTTTTAGATCTATACCTTTTATAATTTTAATTGTGCTTGTTATTCCTTTAACTAAATTAATAGCCGGAACAATTATAGGTCCAAAATCAGCAGTTGTTTCACTAACTATAGCTGCTATTCCTTTTATGGCCAGATTAAGTGAAAATACATTTAATTCTCTTCCTAAAGAAATGCTTGATACCGCACATACTCTTGGAATGAATAATACAGAATTTATATTAAAAATGTTGTTGCCTGAAACTTTACCAAAAATAGTTTCTGATATAACTTTATTATTAATTAATCTTATAACCTATACCGCAATTGCCGGTGCTGTTGGTGCTGGAGGTCTTGGTGCTATGGCTATAAATTACGGCTATCAACGATTTAGATTTGATGTTTTAATTTATGATATTATTATTTTAATATCTATTACACAATTAATACAGGCTATAGGAAAAAATATTGAAAAAAAATTGTTATTATAA